One window of the Cryptomeria japonica chromosome 7, Sugi_1.0, whole genome shotgun sequence genome contains the following:
- the LOC131047197 gene encoding disease resistance protein RUN1 isoform X2 produces the protein MDGGESTSSDFHTRSLQTMQICDQQLACRVSISGEHCPNLECLHLEFMENLIEMDLRYVNTLHTLTFRFCGELKRVSRSFDVCAKPAKLDIQECQQLGLMAYSRKSKTLSGRFDVKSFGLGRFDVEDLSGLEKTIINGSWNLQNIEGSEFEGLKTLHLSSIGGGISKLSISGEHCPNLESVHLESMENLIEVHFKCVNMLNFLTLWFCSELKKISRSFDMDANPATLDIQECQQLGLIAYSRKLKTLSGSFEIESFDLGNFDVEDLSGLERTVINECWNLQNTKGIEFEGLKSLHLSGSDGGVSKLSISGEHSPNLEFLHLEFMENLIELDLTCLTTLKSLTFRSCRRLIKISGSFDRATKLATLKVENCPRLILLPNLAGLRCLESIIISGCLNLWNIDGIEKLEGLKYLHLSGGEEGASKISIYGKHWPSLESLHLESMENLTELDLEWTMALKSLTLKFCTRLKIIAASSNMASKLAILDIRHCPELEVLQDLASLSCLERFILHHCWKLHSLRGIENLTGLKYLNLSGGQKIIQDNIPRLKRFPLEVTVVIGEAIEDVNKIAQWSFLMSVLVPAAGGPHAICGIQTLGILLPPDDLIETQVVPGAWMVTIFIAGQEQVNRAQQDIQQWIPKAPLDALKNGFIVTVNRGQEWKAQAMLKLIFGRM, from the exons TGATAGAAATGGATTTGAGATATGTCAATACACTCCACACTCTTACATTCAGGTTTTGTGGTGAATTGAAAAGGGTATCAAGAAGTTTTGATGTGTGTGCAAAACCTGCAAAATTGGACATACAGGAATGCCAACAGCTTGGATTAATGGCTTATAGCAGGAAATCGAAAACACTATCAGGGAGATTTGATGTGAAGAGCTTTGGTCTGGGGAGATTTGATGTGGAAGATCTAAGTGGGCTTGAGAAGACTATCATTAATGGCAGCTGGAATTTGCAGAACATAGAAGGTAGTGAGTTCGAAGGATTGAAAACTTTACATCTTTCAAGCATAGGAGGAGGTATATCCAAACTTTCAATTTCTGGAGAGCATTGCCCCAACCTTGAATCCGTCCACCTTGAATCCATGGAAAATCTGATTGAAGTGCATTTCAAATGTGTTAACATGCTTAATTTTCTTACATTATGGTTTTGTAGTGAGTTGAAAAAGATATCAAGAAGTTTTGATATGGATGCAAACCCTGCTACATTGGACATACAGGAGTGCCAACAACTTGGATTGATAGCTTACAGTAGAAAATTGAAAACACTATCAGGGAGCTTTGAGATTGAGAGCTTTGATCTGGGGAACTTCGATGTGGAAGATCTGAGTGGGCTCGAGAGGACTGTCATCAATGAATGctggaatttgcagaacacaaAAGGTATTGAGTTCGAAGGTTTAAAATCTTTGCATCTTTCAGGAAGCGACGGAGGTGTGTCCAAACTCTCGATTTCTGGAGAGCATAGCCCCAACCTTGAATTTCTCCACCTTGAGTTTATGGAAAATCTAATTGAATTGGACCTGACATGTCTAACAACACTGAAGTCTCTTACATTTAGATCCTGTAGACGATTGATAAAAATATCTGGGAGCTTTGATAGGGCTACAAAACTTGCAACACTGAAAGTTGAAAACTGCCCCCGACTTATACTGTTGCCAAATCTTGCAGGTCTGAGATGCCTGGAGAGCATTATCATTAGTGGATGTTTGAATCTATGGAATATAGATGGTATTGAGAAGTTAGAAGGATTGAAGTATTTGCATCTTTCAGGCGGAGAAGAAGGTGCATCCAAAATCTCAATTTATGGAAAGCATTGGCCCAGCCTTGAATCTCTTCACCTTGAATCCATGGAAAATCTAACTGAATTGGATTTGGAATGGACAATGGCACTTAAATCCCTTACATTAAAGTTTTGTACAAGACTCAAAATAATTGCAGCGAGCTCTAATATGGCCTCCAAGCTTGCAATATTGGATATAAGACACTGCCCTGAGCTTGAAGTGTTGCAAGATCTGGCTAGTCTGAGCTGCCTAGAGAGGTTTATCCTTCATCATTGTTGGAAGCTGCACAGTTTACGAGGCATTGAAAACTTGACAGGATTGAAGTACTTGAATCTTTCAGGAGGCCAGAAAATTATACAAGACAACATTCCCAGGTTGAAG AGATTTCCATTAGAGGTTACAGTTGTAATTGGGGAAGCAATTGAAGATGTGAATAAAATTGCTCAATGGTCATTTTTAATGTCAGTATTGGTGCCTGCTGCTGGTGGCCCGCATGCGATTTGTGGAATCC AAACATTGGGGATTCTCCTTCCTCCTGACGACTTGATAGAGACCCAAGTGGTACCTGGAGCATGGATGGTCACCATTTTTATTGCTGGTCAAGAACAAGTAAATCGTGCACAGCAAGATATCCAACAGTGGATTCCCAAGGCTCCGTTAGATGCATTAAAGAATGGGTTTATAGTAACCGTAAACAGGGGCCAAGAATGGAAAGCCCAGGCTATGCTCAAATTAATCTTTGGCAGGATGTAG
- the LOC131047197 gene encoding disease resistance protein RUN1 isoform X1, which yields MDGGESTSSDFHTRSLQTMQICDQQLACRVSISGEHCPNLECLHLEFMENLIEMDLRYVNTLHTLTFRFCGELKRVSRSFDVCAKPAKLDIQECQQLGLMAYSRKSKTLSGRFDVKSFGLGRFDVEDLSGLEKTIINGSWNLQNIEGSEFEGLKTLHLSSIGGGISKLSISGEHCPNLESVHLESMENLIEVHFKCVNMLNFLTLWFCSELKKISRSFDMDANPATLDIQECQQLGLIAYSRKLKTLSGSFEIESFDLGNFDVEDLSGLERTVINECWNLQNTKGIEFEGLKSLHLSGSDGGVSKLSISGEHSPNLEFLHLEFMENLIELDLTCLTTLKSLTFRSCRRLIKISGSFDRATKLATLKVENCPRLILLPNLAGLRCLESIIISGCLNLWNIDGIEKLEGLKYLHLSGGEEGASKISIYGKHWPSLESLHLESMENLTELDLEWTMALKSLTLKFCTRLKIIAASSNMASKLAILDIRHCPELEVLQDLASLSCLERFILHHCWKLHSLRGIENLTGLKYLNLSGGQKIIQDNIPRLKRFPLEVTVVIGEAIEDVNKIAQWSFLMSVLVPAAGGPHAICGIREYFNDLNPFFISNFRKQSTFSAIIVCALFETSGAPETLGILLPPDDLIETQVVPGAWMVTIFIAGQEQVNRAQQDIQQWIPKAPLDALKNGFIVTVNRGQEWKAQAMLKLIFGRM from the exons TGATAGAAATGGATTTGAGATATGTCAATACACTCCACACTCTTACATTCAGGTTTTGTGGTGAATTGAAAAGGGTATCAAGAAGTTTTGATGTGTGTGCAAAACCTGCAAAATTGGACATACAGGAATGCCAACAGCTTGGATTAATGGCTTATAGCAGGAAATCGAAAACACTATCAGGGAGATTTGATGTGAAGAGCTTTGGTCTGGGGAGATTTGATGTGGAAGATCTAAGTGGGCTTGAGAAGACTATCATTAATGGCAGCTGGAATTTGCAGAACATAGAAGGTAGTGAGTTCGAAGGATTGAAAACTTTACATCTTTCAAGCATAGGAGGAGGTATATCCAAACTTTCAATTTCTGGAGAGCATTGCCCCAACCTTGAATCCGTCCACCTTGAATCCATGGAAAATCTGATTGAAGTGCATTTCAAATGTGTTAACATGCTTAATTTTCTTACATTATGGTTTTGTAGTGAGTTGAAAAAGATATCAAGAAGTTTTGATATGGATGCAAACCCTGCTACATTGGACATACAGGAGTGCCAACAACTTGGATTGATAGCTTACAGTAGAAAATTGAAAACACTATCAGGGAGCTTTGAGATTGAGAGCTTTGATCTGGGGAACTTCGATGTGGAAGATCTGAGTGGGCTCGAGAGGACTGTCATCAATGAATGctggaatttgcagaacacaaAAGGTATTGAGTTCGAAGGTTTAAAATCTTTGCATCTTTCAGGAAGCGACGGAGGTGTGTCCAAACTCTCGATTTCTGGAGAGCATAGCCCCAACCTTGAATTTCTCCACCTTGAGTTTATGGAAAATCTAATTGAATTGGACCTGACATGTCTAACAACACTGAAGTCTCTTACATTTAGATCCTGTAGACGATTGATAAAAATATCTGGGAGCTTTGATAGGGCTACAAAACTTGCAACACTGAAAGTTGAAAACTGCCCCCGACTTATACTGTTGCCAAATCTTGCAGGTCTGAGATGCCTGGAGAGCATTATCATTAGTGGATGTTTGAATCTATGGAATATAGATGGTATTGAGAAGTTAGAAGGATTGAAGTATTTGCATCTTTCAGGCGGAGAAGAAGGTGCATCCAAAATCTCAATTTATGGAAAGCATTGGCCCAGCCTTGAATCTCTTCACCTTGAATCCATGGAAAATCTAACTGAATTGGATTTGGAATGGACAATGGCACTTAAATCCCTTACATTAAAGTTTTGTACAAGACTCAAAATAATTGCAGCGAGCTCTAATATGGCCTCCAAGCTTGCAATATTGGATATAAGACACTGCCCTGAGCTTGAAGTGTTGCAAGATCTGGCTAGTCTGAGCTGCCTAGAGAGGTTTATCCTTCATCATTGTTGGAAGCTGCACAGTTTACGAGGCATTGAAAACTTGACAGGATTGAAGTACTTGAATCTTTCAGGAGGCCAGAAAATTATACAAGACAACATTCCCAGGTTGAAG AGATTTCCATTAGAGGTTACAGTTGTAATTGGGGAAGCAATTGAAGATGTGAATAAAATTGCTCAATGGTCATTTTTAATGTCAGTATTGGTGCCTGCTGCTGGTGGCCCGCATGCGATTTGTGGAATCCGTGAGTATTTCAATGACCTTAACCCGTTTTTTATTTCCAACTTCCGAAAGCAATCCACTTTTAGTGCAATCATAGTTTGTGCTCTGTTCGAAACTTCCGGTGCCCCAGAAACATTGGGGATTCTCCTTCCTCCTGACGACTTGATAGAGACCCAAGTGGTACCTGGAGCATGGATGGTCACCATTTTTATTGCTGGTCAAGAACAAGTAAATCGTGCACAGCAAGATATCCAACAGTGGATTCCCAAGGCTCCGTTAGATGCATTAAAGAATGGGTTTATAGTAACCGTAAACAGGGGCCAAGAATGGAAAGCCCAGGCTATGCTCAAATTAATCTTTGGCAGGATGTAG